A stretch of DNA from Vallitalea longa:
ACTAAACATTACTACTTACGCACAATCAGACACTGAAAATATACAATTATATTCTTCAAGACTACATATGGATTATGGTAACCGAGGTTATATTAATGGTTATTCATCAGCTGGTTATATTTATATTAAAAATTTAGATTATGATAAAAAAGTTACAGTTCATTTCAAGTATAATGATACTGATTGGAAAGATGTACCAGCATCTTATTATAAAACACTTCCTAATGGTTATGAAATCTGGAAGTTTGAAACACCTTATACTAATAAGGTGAAATATCAATACTGTGGAGATAATTATTGTAAATTCGCTATTAAGTATGAAGTTAATGGAAATACATATTGGGATAATAATAATGGAAGAGATTATTACCTTAGTCAATCAAAACATAGTATTGAATTATCAAAATGCAAGATTGGAGAAAGTCAATTCTATAAAAACTCTAGGCAGTTATGGTTCTATATAAAGGATATGGGAAATAATAAAAATATTAAATTACGTGTTACTAATGATAATTGGGCAACATATAAAGATTACGATTGTAATTATGTTACTTCATACCCAAATGGTGTAGAAGAATGGTATATTAATTTATGGAAAAATGATATAGATACAACTCCTAGCCCTTCTTCTCAATACGTATTATATTATACTGTTAACGGAATGACTTATTGGGATAATAATTTTGGAGAGAATTATAGTTTTTAGGATAGATAGCTATTATTAAAACTATAGTAAATAATTATATTTATAAAAGAGAGAGCAGAATAATTAGATTTTGCTCTCTTTGTCGTATATATAATTCAATAAAATATAACATATCAATAAAGCAATATTTTAATAACTTCCAAATGAAGAGAGAAAAATAAACTTTTTCTATTGAAAGCCTATTAATATTCAAACATTTGAGAGATTGCATCTAATATACGATTTTGATATAATTAATAAAAAAGCAGAAGGAGTTTCACATGGAATTTATAATATTGAATGGCAGTCCTAAAGCTAGTAATAGCGTAACTTTACAATCAATTAAATATTTACAACTTAATTTCAAAGAGCATGATTTCATATGTATTAATATCGCTCGTGAATTAAATAAATATGAAAGTGATAAAAATTCTTTACAACTACTATGTGAAAAAATACAAAAATGTGATGGTGTAATATGGGCATTTCCTGTTTATCATCTGTTAGTACCTTCTACATATAAAAGATTTATTGAGTTGATATCTGAAAATGAAATGATGGATTATTTCAAAAATAAATATACTTGTGTTTTCACAACATCTATTCACTATTATGATAATACTGCTCATGCATATATGGAAGGTATATGTAATGATTTCAAAATGTACTATATAGATTCATTATCACATGCTATGAATGATTTATTAGATGAAAAAAGAAGAAAAGAGCTAGTACTTTTTTTTAACAATTTTATCTTTGCTATAGAAAATAAAATAAAACCACTTCCTAATTATCTTCCTATCAAAAAACAGAACTATATTTTTCAATCACAAGACATTCTTAGTAAAATTAGCACGAACAGTAAAATAATTATACTAACAGATATGAAAGAAAATGATACTAGTCTAACAAATATGGTTAACTACTATATAAATTGCTTTGATATGGATCATACTTCTATAGAGGTTATTAATTTACAAGATTTAAAGATGAATTCTTGTATTGGCTGCTGTCATTGTGCTAGAAAAAATTTATGTGTATTCGATAAAAAAGATGATTTTAGAAAGACTCTAGATAATATTATAGAAAATGCTGATATTCTTATTTATGCCGGTACTATTACAGATAGATATCTTTCATCAGACTTCAAAAAATATTTTGATAGGACTTTTTGTTACAATCATGTTCCAATGATGAGTGGTAAGCAGATTGGATATATTATTTCAGGTAATCTAAATCAGAATGCTAATCTTAGAACTATCCTAGAAGTATATGGACAAAATGATAGCAATCTAATAGGTTATGTAACAGATCAGAGTTGTAATGATGAGGCAGTACAACAAGGTATAGAAAGTTTTACTCAGTTAGGAGTACATTATTCTGAGAATAAATATCATAGACCTAAAAATTTCTTGGGTGTTGGTGCTCATAAGGTTTTTCGTGACGCTATAGCTTCGGACCTTGGAGCGATATTTGTGGAAGATTATAAATATTATAAGAGAAATGGAGTTTTTGATTATTTTACTGTCAAGCAGAAGGTTAAGTATTTCTTTAGGAGGCTTTTCTTTAGAAGGGGTAAATTAAGGGATTATATTGATAAAAATATGATTAGTTTGATGGTTGCATCTCATAAGAAAGTGTGCGATAGTATTGAAAATAATATTAAAGAATAAATTGAATGTAAACTAATTATATTTTATCAAGAGAAAAGTTTGAGTACGTGGTGTTAATGACAATTGCAAAAAAACTATAGATTTATTTTTAAAAACATGTTATGATAACGCTTCTGACAAAAGATGAATTAATAAATCAGGAGGAAACATATGACATTCAAGAAATTTAAAATCAGTCAGCTATCTTCAAAGAATATGAGAATTGAAATATTGGCTGGACTAACAGTAGCTTTAGCACTTGTGCCTGAAGCAATTGCATTTGCTTTTGTAGCGGGAGTAGATCCATTAGTAGGCTTATATGCTGCTTTTATGGTGGGACTTATAACATCAGTATTTGGAGGAAGACCTGGAATGATTTCTGGTGCTACAGGTGGACTTGCAGTAGTTATGGTACATCTAGTATCAGCCTATGGAGTAGAGTATCTTTTTGCAGCGGTAATACTAATGGGAGTTATACAGATAATTATTGGATTATTGAAATTGGGTAAATTTGTAAGGATGATTCCCCATTCGGTAATGCTTGGTTTTGTAAATGGACTTGCAATAGTAATATTTTTAGCCCAATTAGCGCAATTTAAAGTAGCAGGTATTGATGGTAAGTTAGTTTGGTTGACTGGAAGTAGTCTTTGGATAATGGTAGGATTAGTTGCACTTACAATGATTATCATTTATGTTGCGTCAAAATTCATTAAGAGCGTACCTGCACCACTGGTAGCAATTGTAATTGTTACTATTTTCGTTGGAGTAACTGGAATTCAAACGAAATCAGTTGGGGATATTGCATCAGTTGGAGGGGGGCTTCCAAAGTTCGGAATACCTATGGTGCCAATGACTCTTGAAACATTAAAAATTATTTTGCCACATTCTTTAATCTTTGCAATCATTGGACTTATTGAATCATTGATGACTTTAACTTTAGTTGATGAGATAACAGAGACTAAAGGAGATGGAAACAAAGAATGTGTAGGTCAAGGATTTGCAAATTTAGTTACAGGTTTTTTTGGTGGCATGGGTGGTTGTGCAATGATAGGTCAAAGTATGATAAATGTAGAAGCAGGTGCTAAAAGAAGACTTTCTGGAATTTCAGCAGCTTTGTTTTTGCTTGGATTCATATTATTTGGAGCAGCACTTATAGAAATAATTCCAATTGCAGTACTTGTAGGTGTTATGTTTGTAGTATCAATATCTACATTTGAGTGGTCCAGTTTTAGAATTGCTAAGAGTATTCCTAAGAGTGATTTATGTATTATAATCCTAGTTTCAGTAGTTACAGTATTTGTGGATTTAGCGATTGCTGTAATATCAGGAGTAATTGTTGCTTCATTAGTTTTTGCTTGGGAAAAAGGAAAAAGAATTGATATAGACAAACATATGGAGGGTACTACTGGAATATATGCTATAAGAGGAGCTTTGTTTTTTGGTTCTGTTAGGACTTTTATAGATTCGTTTGATACGGCTAATGATGTTAAAGACGTTGTGATAGACTTTAGCCATGCTAGAATATTTGATCATTCTGCAATAGAGGCTATTAATACTGTAACAACTAAATACAAAAAAAACGGAAAAACCATCCATCTGAGAAATCTAAGTAAAGAATGTTTCGCATTTATTCAGAGTTCTAAAGATATTATGGAAGTAAATATTATTTATTAACTAACAAAAAACATAATATATGTTTATAGTAAAATTAAGCCACCATAATTTGGTGGCTATTTTAAATTATTGAATTATTATCACAAACAGGGTAAGGAAATACAGTGACATACTCCCCCACTAAACCTATAAAATGGTTTTGAGGGGGCTTCTTGGGACGTAGTAACCTAATGGTTACTATTATTACCAAGCTTTATGAATTATACTGTTTATCAGAAGAGTTATGGGTTGATAAATTGACAATTTTTACTAAAGTTTGTATAATAGTGATGAAAGTATTATACAAATCGTGAATAACATTAAAAAATATGTTAAATATAATTAACTATTCGTTGAAATGAGTTTCAAATAATAAAGAAAATCTGTTTGAACCTAGTGGACAAAGGTAAATCAGTAAATTTCTTAAATCGTAAAATCATGAATTTCTATGCTAAGATTCAAAAACTAAAAATAATTGAATAAAAATGTTTTTGTAGTAAAAGGTAACCCCTGTGAAAAATTAGGG
This window harbors:
- a CDS encoding NAD(P)H-dependent oxidoreductase, giving the protein MEFIILNGSPKASNSVTLQSIKYLQLNFKEHDFICINIARELNKYESDKNSLQLLCEKIQKCDGVIWAFPVYHLLVPSTYKRFIELISENEMMDYFKNKYTCVFTTSIHYYDNTAHAYMEGICNDFKMYYIDSLSHAMNDLLDEKRRKELVLFFNNFIFAIENKIKPLPNYLPIKKQNYIFQSQDILSKISTNSKIIILTDMKENDTSLTNMVNYYINCFDMDHTSIEVINLQDLKMNSCIGCCHCARKNLCVFDKKDDFRKTLDNIIENADILIYAGTITDRYLSSDFKKYFDRTFCYNHVPMMSGKQIGYIISGNLNQNANLRTILEVYGQNDSNLIGYVTDQSCNDEAVQQGIESFTQLGVHYSENKYHRPKNFLGVGAHKVFRDAIASDLGAIFVEDYKYYKRNGVFDYFTVKQKVKYFFRRLFFRRGKLRDYIDKNMISLMVASHKKVCDSIENNIKE
- a CDS encoding SulP family inorganic anion transporter; its protein translation is MTFKKFKISQLSSKNMRIEILAGLTVALALVPEAIAFAFVAGVDPLVGLYAAFMVGLITSVFGGRPGMISGATGGLAVVMVHLVSAYGVEYLFAAVILMGVIQIIIGLLKLGKFVRMIPHSVMLGFVNGLAIVIFLAQLAQFKVAGIDGKLVWLTGSSLWIMVGLVALTMIIIYVASKFIKSVPAPLVAIVIVTIFVGVTGIQTKSVGDIASVGGGLPKFGIPMVPMTLETLKIILPHSLIFAIIGLIESLMTLTLVDEITETKGDGNKECVGQGFANLVTGFFGGMGGCAMIGQSMINVEAGAKRRLSGISAALFLLGFILFGAALIEIIPIAVLVGVMFVVSISTFEWSSFRIAKSIPKSDLCIIILVSVVTVFVDLAIAVISGVIVASLVFAWEKGKRIDIDKHMEGTTGIYAIRGALFFGSVRTFIDSFDTANDVKDVVIDFSHARIFDHSAIEAINTVTTKYKKNGKTIHLRNLSKECFAFIQSSKDIMEVNIIY